Proteins encoded together in one Streptomyces umbrinus window:
- a CDS encoding winged helix-turn-helix transcriptional regulator, with protein MDLTEQPTFEFDVFSKACPSRGTLEHVTGRWGALTLGALYEGSFRFNELRRRVDGVSEKMLSQTLHALERDGLVHREAQPTNPPRVDYELTPLGREVAERLLSLIHFVQGRMDDVLGARERYDTARGGR; from the coding sequence ATGGACCTGACGGAACAGCCGACCTTCGAGTTCGACGTGTTCTCCAAGGCGTGCCCGTCCCGGGGCACGCTGGAGCACGTCACGGGGCGCTGGGGCGCGCTCACGCTGGGGGCGCTGTACGAGGGTTCGTTCCGTTTCAACGAACTGCGCCGGCGCGTGGACGGCGTCAGCGAGAAGATGCTGTCCCAGACCCTCCACGCGCTGGAGCGCGACGGCCTGGTGCACCGCGAGGCCCAGCCGACGAATCCCCCGCGGGTGGACTACGAGCTGACGCCGCTGGGCCGCGAGGTCGCCGAGCGGCTGCTGTCCCTCATCCACTTCGTGCAGGGGCGCATGGACGACGTACTGGGAGCGCGCGAACGTTACGACACGGCGCGCGGGGGACGCTGA
- the rpmF gene encoding 50S ribosomal protein L32 gives MAVPKRKMSRSNTRHRRSQWKAAVPTLVACERCHEPKQQHIACPACGTYNKRQVLEV, from the coding sequence GTGGCTGTTCCGAAGCGGAAGATGTCGCGCAGCAACACGCGCCACCGCCGGTCGCAGTGGAAGGCTGCGGTCCCCACCCTGGTTGCGTGCGAGCGCTGCCACGAGCCCAAGCAGCAGCACATCGCCTGCCCTGCTTGCGGCACCTACAACAAGCGCCAGGTCCTCGAGGTCTGA
- a CDS encoding CAP domain-containing protein, which translates to MGRHRRSAAGRAATGRATGVTQTYDTYAGGYAAADSGDYAGEGDYATAGDHLTAGDYLNGSPYATAGMYDSPGGIHETGDLYSKSDTYLFAADPAAHATTGYAPDGGAGRGHRRRKKNVTPVRTGLLGVSAAVAMGAVAVASGLIPGSDSLSIGGGNADKVRAQDSPSDVQTQGGTDGTTDDREDSGTSRDLERSASPTVSPTKAPEKTEKKTPSAKPSTKAPVKEKPKTEPTTKAPEKKAPETAPSKAVSTASKAEAEVLSLVNEERAKAGCSPVTASSTLAALAESFSEDMAARGFFDHTDPSGASPWDRAEKLGIANLGGENIARGQADAAAVMEAWMNSPGHRANILNCDFKTLGVGAHFASGGPWWTQDFGY; encoded by the coding sequence ATGGGACGCCACCGACGCTCCGCCGCCGGCCGCGCCGCCACAGGCCGCGCCACCGGGGTCACACAAACGTACGATACATACGCGGGCGGTTACGCGGCGGCAGACTCGGGTGATTACGCAGGTGAAGGCGACTACGCGACCGCGGGTGACCACCTGACCGCCGGGGACTACCTGAACGGCAGCCCCTACGCGACCGCGGGCATGTACGACTCGCCGGGCGGCATTCACGAGACCGGCGACCTCTACTCGAAGAGCGACACCTACCTCTTCGCCGCGGATCCCGCCGCCCACGCCACGACCGGCTACGCGCCGGACGGCGGCGCCGGCCGCGGCCACCGCCGCCGCAAGAAGAACGTGACGCCCGTACGCACCGGTCTGCTCGGTGTCTCGGCCGCCGTCGCGATGGGTGCCGTCGCGGTCGCCTCCGGGCTGATCCCGGGCAGCGACAGCCTCTCGATCGGCGGCGGCAACGCGGACAAGGTCCGCGCCCAGGACTCACCGAGCGACGTGCAGACCCAGGGCGGCACGGACGGCACCACGGACGACCGCGAGGACTCGGGCACGAGCCGTGACCTGGAGCGCTCCGCGTCTCCGACGGTCTCGCCGACGAAGGCCCCGGAGAAGACCGAGAAGAAGACTCCCTCCGCGAAGCCGTCGACGAAGGCTCCGGTCAAGGAGAAGCCGAAGACCGAGCCGACCACGAAGGCGCCGGAGAAGAAGGCACCCGAGACGGCTCCGTCGAAGGCGGTGTCCACCGCGTCCAAGGCCGAGGCCGAGGTGTTGTCGCTGGTCAACGAGGAGCGGGCGAAGGCCGGCTGCAGCCCGGTGACCGCTTCCAGCACGCTGGCCGCGCTGGCCGAGTCCTTCAGCGAGGACATGGCCGCGCGGGGCTTCTTCGACCACACGGACCCGAGCGGGGCCTCCCCCTGGGACCGCGCCGAGAAGCTCGGCATCGCGAACCTCGGCGGGGAGAACATCGCCCGCGGCCAGGCCGACGCCGCCGCGGTGATGGAGGCCTGGATGAACAGCCCCGGCCACCGCGCGAACATCCTGAACTGCGACTTCAAGACCCTGGGCGTCGGCGCGCACTTCGCGTCGGGCGGCCCCTGGTGGACGCAGGACTTCGGCTATTAG
- the rnc gene encoding ribonuclease III: protein MSDAKADVNAKKKADNTASSHTLLEGRLGYKLESALLVRALTHRSYAYENGGLPTNERLEFLGDSVLGLVVTDTLYRTHPDLPEGQLAKLRAAVVNSRALAEVGRGLELGSFIRLGRGEEGTGGRDKASILADTLEAVIGAVYLDQGLDAAGELVHRLFDPLIEKSSNLGAGLDWKTSLQELTATEGLGVPEYLVTETGPDHEKTFTAAARVGGVSYGTGTGRSKKEAEQQAAESAWRAIRSAADERAKVAKAAKEAEASAAAKAAVEAEASAAAEASAAVEEVVAAEEAVEAPSTAASDAASA, encoded by the coding sequence ATGTCTGACGCCAAGGCGGACGTAAACGCCAAGAAAAAGGCGGACAACACAGCCTCGTCCCACACGCTTCTGGAAGGGCGGCTCGGGTACAAGCTCGAGTCCGCCCTTCTGGTGCGTGCACTGACCCACCGTTCGTACGCGTACGAGAACGGCGGTCTGCCCACGAACGAGCGCCTGGAGTTCCTCGGGGACTCCGTGCTCGGCCTCGTGGTCACGGACACGCTGTACCGAACCCACCCCGACCTGCCTGAAGGCCAACTGGCCAAGCTGCGGGCCGCGGTGGTCAACTCGCGTGCGCTTGCGGAGGTGGGCCGCGGGCTCGAACTCGGCTCCTTCATCCGGCTCGGCCGGGGCGAAGAGGGCACGGGCGGCCGGGACAAGGCGTCCATCCTCGCCGACACCCTTGAAGCGGTGATCGGCGCTGTCTATCTCGACCAGGGTCTCGACGCGGCGGGCGAACTCGTCCACCGCCTCTTCGACCCGCTGATCGAGAAATCCTCGAATCTGGGAGCGGGCCTGGACTGGAAGACCAGTCTCCAGGAGCTCACGGCGACCGAGGGGCTCGGCGTGCCCGAGTACCTGGTCACCGAGACCGGCCCGGACCACGAGAAGACCTTCACTGCTGCTGCCCGCGTCGGAGGCGTCTCGTACGGCACCGGCACCGGCCGCAGCAAGAAGGAGGCGGAGCAGCAGGCCGCGGAGTCCGCGTGGCGTGCGATCCGCTCCGCCGCGGACGAACGCGCGAAGGTGGCGAAGGCCGCGAAGGAAGCCGAGGCGTCCGCAGCGGCCAAGGCCGCCGTGGAGGCCGAGGCATCCGCGGCAGCCGAAGCGTCCGCGGCAGTTGAGGAAGTCGTGGCGGCCGAGGAGGCCGTCGAGGCCCCCTCGACGGCGGCATCCGACGCCGCTTCCGCCTGA
- the mutM gene encoding bifunctional DNA-formamidopyrimidine glycosylase/DNA-(apurinic or apyrimidinic site) lyase, whose translation MPELPEVEVVRRGLERWVSGRIVADVQVLHPRAVRRHIAGGEDFGARLKGHRIGLPQRRGKYLWLPLADSPSAVLAHLGMSGQLLVQPQDAADEKHLRIRVRFEDALHTELRFVDQRTFGGLSLHETTPDGLPDVIAHIARDPLDPLFDDDAFHEALRRRRTTVKRALLDQSLISGVGNIYADEALWRARLHYERPTTGFTRPRTAELLGHVRDVMNAALAVGGTSFDSLYVNVNGESGYFDRSLDAYGREGEPCRRCGTLMRRRPWMNRSSYFCPRCQRPPRAVS comes from the coding sequence GTGCCCGAACTGCCCGAGGTCGAGGTCGTACGACGGGGCCTCGAGCGCTGGGTCAGCGGACGGATCGTCGCCGACGTCCAGGTGCTGCATCCGCGTGCGGTGCGCCGGCACATCGCGGGCGGTGAGGACTTCGGGGCCCGGCTCAAGGGGCACCGGATCGGGCTGCCCCAGCGTCGCGGCAAGTACCTCTGGCTGCCGCTCGCGGACTCCCCGAGCGCCGTTCTCGCGCACCTCGGGATGAGCGGGCAGCTCCTCGTCCAGCCGCAGGACGCCGCCGACGAGAAGCATCTGCGCATCCGGGTCCGGTTCGAGGACGCCCTCCACACCGAACTCCGCTTCGTCGACCAACGGACCTTCGGCGGGCTGTCGTTGCACGAGACGACGCCAGACGGGCTGCCCGACGTCATCGCGCACATCGCCCGTGATCCCCTGGACCCGCTGTTCGACGACGACGCGTTCCACGAGGCGCTGCGGCGTCGGCGTACGACCGTCAAACGCGCCCTGCTGGACCAGTCGTTGATCAGCGGCGTCGGCAACATCTATGCGGACGAGGCGCTTTGGCGTGCGCGGTTGCACTACGAGCGTCCCACCACCGGGTTCACGCGCCCGCGCACGGCCGAACTCCTGGGCCACGTACGGGATGTGATGAACGCCGCCCTCGCCGTCGGCGGCACCAGCTTCGACAGCCTCTACGTCAACGTGAACGGGGAGTCGGGCTACTTCGACCGCTCGCTCGACGCGTACGGCAGGGAGGGCGAGCCGTGCCGGCGCTGCGGCACCCTGATGCGGCGCAGGCCCTGGATGAACCGGTCCAGCTACTTCTGCCCGCGTTGTCAGCGTCCCCCGCGCGCCGTGTCGTAA